From the genome of uncultured Desulfovibrio sp.:
CTCGCACAGATGGAAGAGCTGTTGAAAAACAGGCACTACTCTGATGAACAGCTTGTTTCCACAATCCGCAAATGCAGCGAAATATTCAGCAGGCCAATTGTGACCCAGCTCGACAGCATGGTTCACGAAACGTCTTCCATCATAGACCAGTTTTTCAGCAAGCTGTCTTCGCGCTACGGTGATATTGCCCACCTTGAAAAAGAAAGTCTTTCCATTGTGGCGGAGAACGGCGATGGCACCGTTATGCTTGAAAAACTGCAATCAGCCTTTCACCGGGTCAAGGTGCTTTTTGAGGAAGACATCTGCAACCTCGAAAATCTCGCCTTTATTGACCCTCTGACCCAGGTTGCCAATCGCCTGAGCCTTGATCTTTTTATAAAAAACTCCACAGCCCGGTGGCACGAAGAGGGACAACCCTTTGCCCTGGCCCTCTTTGATATCGACCACTTCAAAACCTTTAACGACACCTACGGCCACCTTATCGGCGATCAGGTGCTTAAGGTTGTTGGCTCGCACCTCCGCAGGGCGCGCGAGGAATTTGATACAGAGACAGATGCCCTGGCAGCGCGTTTTGGCGGCGATGAGTTTGCCCTTGTGGCCTCCGGGGCCAACGCGCATCTGTTGCCCGAAATTATCAGCCGTTTTTGCAGGGCCATCAAAAATTTCAACCTGCTCATCCGGGATACGGAAGGCAATGTTGAAAAAAACAACCTGCATATTACCGTCAGCGCAGGCATAGCTTTGCTGGATGCCCAAGCACCCCGAATTCAAACGGCAGAACAGCTTTTTGACCGGGCGGACAAAGCCCTGTACCACGCCAAGCACAATGCCCGTTCGCGCGCGGTGGTGTTAAAAGCCAACGATCAATACCTGATTCTGGACGAAGAAAATCACAAGGCTGTCTAGTGCCGGGGCAACAGCCCGCAGCTTGCGCACCATAAAAAAGGGCGGGGAAACCCGCCTTTTTTTATGGTGCTAACAAAATCAGCCGCATGCTCGCCAGTTAAGGTCCTAGCCCCGTGCGCCGCTGACTTTTACAGCCCAGACCTGGCTTGGTGAAAGCAGAGTTTTACCGCCACTGCGGCAAGGCAAGCTGTCAAAAATGCTCCCGCCATGTCCAGTGGGTAGTGCACACCCACAAAAATTCTGGCCCAGGCAGTAGCGAACCCCAGCAGCATGACAAACAGTGCAATGCCACGCGAGCCCTTGTGCAGAAGCAGGGCAAACGCCATCGAAAACAAAAAGGTGGCGTGTAGACTGGGAAATGACGATGTGGGTTCGTGGGCAATCAGCATTCGCCCAATCCCCAGCACAAAGGGCCGGGGATTATAATGAAACATTCGGATCAGGCAGGCTGAACCCATGGACACCGCCACGGTCAAAACCACACGTAAAGCCAAAACAACGGCAAAGCCGCGTGGCTTTTGCCGCACAATAGCCAGCAGGGTCAACAAAACCGCGATACCTATGGGCCACTCTGCCAGTGCGCCCCCTGCCCACACTGCAAAAGGGGATGCCGCATCGCTGGCGTTAATGGCAAGAAAAATCTGGTGATTAAGTGAAGTCATGATCTATGCCGGGATGTGATGCATCAGAAAAAATCCGCATTATGCGCGCTGAAGCGCGTTGTCAAAAAATCCTTGAACACGTCTACGGCAGAGGCCGCAGTATTGCTCCAGGCAAAATCCTGAAAAACAAAATGCCCACAATACGGCAGCATCAACAGGGAGGCGCCCGGAATCAGTTTTTTCATGTCCAGAAGCTGCACTGGCAAAACGATATCCCGGTCGCCGCCCACAACGAGCGTTGGCGTTTGCAGGGTTTGCAGACGCTCAGGCTTTATAATGTCCATGCTCTCCCACAGCTCTTTTGTCTTGCTGATGAAACTCTCGAACTTGGGGGCCGGATTTAGTTCCTCATACTGTTGCGCAACTTCCGGCATATGCTCCCGAACAAAATCCGCAGACAGATTACCAACTGTTTCCAGCCAACCATCCGACATACCTTCAATAAGATAATTGCCGGATATGGCTATGAGACTCTTTACCTTGCCCGGCAGGCGGCTTGCCATATGCAAGCCGAGGTTTGCCCCGTCGCTGTAACCAACGATGTGAAAAGGCGGCAGGTCAAGCGCCTGCGTGAAAGAAATCAGCTCCTCCGCCATCAGGGCATACTCAAAAGGCGCGTCTGTATCCGCTGTTCTGCCGTGTCCGCGCCGGTCAACAGCAATAACGCGGAAATCCTTTGCCAGCTCTGCCAGCAGGGTTTCGTAATTCTCGCAGGTATCCAGCCCGCCGTGCAAAAAGAGAAGAGGCTCCCCCTGCCCTTTTGTTGTATAAAACCAGTTGATTCCGTCAGTTGATATCTGCATTGCTTGTACTCCGAAGTCTGATTTCTTTGTTACATTACCTTTTTACGCTGACTTATCAACTTTAGCGCGTCGCCGTTACTGCCCAGAACTGAAAAATATTTTCGCGAACCATCACACAACGCGCCCCGAACTTGCAAACAAAAAGAGCCGGGGCAGACCATACTCCGGCTCTTTTTGCACATATCAGAGTTTGCTTTTCAGGCTACTGTCACTGCACGCCCTTGCCATTAAGAAATGGGCCATAGCGTTTATCCGTACCCATAATATGGCCCACGAGCCACTCTTTCAAAAAACGCATGATTTCCATGGTGACCTTGGCGCGACCACTTTTAAGCTCCTGCTCAAAGGCCAAAACTTTTTCTACCAGATCACGGTGCGCTTTTTTGTGCGCAGGCGCTTCTGCGTAGCCATAGCGGTCAAAAAATTCTTCTTCCGTGGCAAAATGCTTTACCGTGTATTGCTTCAGCCTGTCCAGCACGCCTGCAAGCACCTCTTCTGACCGGCGTTGCCGCATGGCGGAATTCAGCTCATTGATAAGGGCCACAAGAGCCTTGTGCTGCTCATCTATCTTTGCAACCCCTACAGAAAGATCGTTTGTCCAGCATATAAGCTGGTCAGAATCTACAACGCCGCCAAGATTTCCCTGCCCCATGGCGCTGACGATGGCGTCCAGTTCTTCTGCCTGACCAGATATTTCCACAAGCACGCGAATGGAATTATTGACGTGCTCCGCCGTTTCCTTTGCGATGGTGTTGACTTCAGCCGCACCTCTGCGAACATCTTCACTCGCCGCGGTCTGCGCCTGACTGGACGCCGCGATGGCAGAAACTTCGTTGGCGGCCTGCTGCACAAATCCCGCAATCCTGTCCACATCTTCAGCGGCCTGTTCGGCGGCGCTTGCGCTTGTGACAATATCTTGCGCGGCGGCATCCACAGCCTGAACATTTTCGCGCGCCTTGGCCTGAATATTTCTCAATGATTCGCCGACCTCGCTGGTGGCCTTCATTGTCTTTTCCGCGAGCTTCCGCACTTCGTCGGCGACCACGGCGAATCCGCGGCCAGCTTCGCCTGCCCTGGCGGCCTCAATGGCGGCGTTCAGGGCCAACAGGTTTGTTTGATCCGCGATGTCGGAAATAACTCCCAGCACAGTTCCAATGCCCTCGGCCTGTTGTCCAAGATTGGTCATGGTTTCCTTGAGCAGCAGAATACGCTCTTTAACCTGATCAATAGAAAGAACTGCCGAGCGCACCCCCTGCGCGCCCGACACAGCCCCCTGCTGCGCCAACGCAGCGTCATCCGCAGCTTTAACGGTATTGAGCGCTATACTCTGGATGGCGGAATTAATCTGCTCTATGGCTTGCGAGGCTTCCTGCATTCTTTCCCGCTGATGCACCACATCGCGATCCACATTCTCCATGTTTTGACCAAGTTCGCGGATACCGGAAAAAATACTCGAGGATGCAGTGGCCGCTTTTTGCGAAGCGGTACGCATGTCATTGAGCAGTTGCCGCACCTGCGCTTCCGCAGCGCGGCTTTCCTGCAATGCAAGTTCGCTGTCTGCCGCGAGCCGGTGCGCTTCGTCGCCTTTACGCCGGGCATCTTTAAGGGCCTGATCCAGCGAGGCGACCATAGTGCAAATACTTTCGCGCAGGTCTGAGTATTCTTTGGGCATGGTGTACGCTGGGCATGCTGTGGGGCGGCCACTGGCGATCTCTTGTGCGTAATCACGTATGCTGCGTAAAGGAAGTATCAGCTGCCTATAGACCGTCCATATTAAAAAAAGACCAGCCGTGGCCGCCAATAAAAATAACACACCGTGTATTATAAACGATGCATTAGAAATAACGCCATATGTGAATGATGCTGCGCCACCGCACATCAGCACGACAGCAGAAGAAAATAACCGGAATGAGAGGCTTGTTCCTGATGCAATAGCCATGACATATCCCCTAATGTAGTCGATTATCGATTTTCAGGAAGCAAAAACTGTCTCGATAAAAATGCAGGCTAAACAACTCAACGGGAACATTAATAACTTTTGTATATAATTATAAAAATGTTAATGCAACTGTCATAAAACGAATATGGTAGTTGCCTATCATTTGAGTTCAGAGCAAACAAGATGCCCTTCTAACTTATTTTGATTCGTGAAACAAAAAAATATAGCTATAGACTTGCCGACACATACATTGACATCAGCATCAGCATCAACCTTATCTGAGACATAACGGATGTATTATTTTTTTTATTAGTAAAAAAAATGATTTTTTTGAAATAAACAAAATGGCCACTCTTATATTGTACAAACTAGTGAGCGTGAATACTGTCCATTACCGCGATAACGGACAGTATTCACGCTTCAAGGCAAAACGCACCCCGTAACAAGTTTGTGTGACATAAAATCGAACATAACCGGGGAACATGCTTTCACATAGCGAACCCATAATTGCGGAAGCTGCACCCCGGTAAGCGTGCAGAATGGTGCGGGGGAGGGGGAAGGCTGCTTAACTCGAAAAAAAGACTGGAGCCGCATGTACGGCATTGCACCATACATACGGCTGACGCTGGCGGGAGTACACCCTACCCGGCCAGTTCTCCCAGCTCTTGCAGACGCTGCTCCGCAAATTCCCAGCGCAGCAGCAGCTCGGTTTGCTCTGTTTCCAGCGCCACCAGCCGATCTGTGATTTTGGCAAAAGCATCTGGATCGCGGGCGAACAGTTCCGGATCGGCAAGTGTTGCTTCCAGAGTTTTCTGCTCCTGCTCCAGAGCATCCATACGCTCTGGCAGGGCTTCCAGCTCTTGGCCCAGCTGTTCAAATTCCCGCTGTTCCTTAAAACTGCGCCTGCGGGGCTTATCCGAGGCGGGGCGCTGGTTTGTGCGGACGAATTTTTCTTCCGGCTTGCGCTCCTGCGCAGGGGTCGAGCGCTGGCGCAGCCAGTCGGTATACGCACCAACATACTCGTGCGCCATGCCGTCGCCCTCCAGCGCGATGACGCTGGTGACAAGATTATCCAGAAAACTACGGTCATGGCTGACCACAAGCACGGTGCCGGAATAATCCGCAATCAGCTCTTCGAGGAGATCAAGGGTTTCCGCATCCAGATCGTTGGTGGGTTCGTCCAGCACCAGCACGTTGGATGGCCGGGTAAATAGCTTTGCCAACAGCAGGCGATTGCGCTCGCCGCCGGAGAGCACCTTGACCGGCAGGCGCAGGCGGTCGGGAGTGAAGAGAAAATCCTGTAAATATCCTGCAACATGGCGCGTGCTGCCGCCTACCGTGACCACGTCGTTGCCCTCGGCAACGCTGTGCATGACGCTGGCTTCCGGGTCGAGCGTTTCGCGTAACTGATCGAAATAGCTGATTTCAAGATTGGTACCGAGGCGCACCTCGCCTTCAGTGGGCTGCTGCTCGCCCAGTAGAACGCGGATAAGCGATGTTTTACCCGTACCGTTTTCGCCGATCAGGCCCACGCGGTCGCCCCGCTGAATGATTGCGGAAAAATTGCGGATAAGCGGCGGCTGGCCAGGGTAGCCGACTGAAATATTGTCGGCCTCAATAACCAGCTTGCCCGAGCGACCAGCCTCCTGCGCGGCCATACATACGTTGCCCTGTCTGTCGCGCCGCTCGGCACGCTCGGCCCGCAGAGCCACAAGCGCGCGCACCCGGCCCATGTTGCGCGTGCGGCGGGCCTTGATGCCCTGCCGAATCCACACTTCCTCCTGCGCAAGTTTTTTGTCTTGCAGTGCAAAGGCGCGCTCCTCGGCGGCAAGGCGTTCTTCGCGCCGCTCGGGGTAACGGTCGAATCCACAGGAATAGTTGTGCAGCTTGCCCCGGTCGATCTCCACAACACGCGTAGCAAGGCGCTTGGCAAAGGCCCGGTCATGGCTGACAAAAATCAGGGTGCGGGCCTTGCGCAGCAAAAAATCTTCCAACCAGGTGATGGTGGCGATATCCAGATGGTTGGTAGGTTCGTCCAGAATGAGGTCTTCTGAGCAGATCAGCGCCCGCGCCAGAGCCACGCGGCGCTTGGTGCCGCCGGAGAGGGAGGTAAAATCCGCATCGGGATCCAGCCCCAGATGATTGATGACGGCAAGCACATCCCCGTAGCGCTCCCAGCCGCTGGTCAGCTCAAGGCTGTGCTCGGCCCCGGCATGTGCGGCGGCAAGGGCCGTGCCCTCCTCGCCCAGGACCTCCGCCACCAGAGAAAAAACCGTGCCGCGCCAGCGTTCCGGCACATCCTGCGGCATCTGGCCTATGAGCGTGCCGGGGCGGATAATCATGCCGGAATTGGGCTGCATCTGCCCGCCGAGCAGCGCCAGCAGCGATGACTTGCCCGCGCCGTTGCGACCCACGAGGCAAAGCCTGTCGCCCACTTCAACCGAAAAATCCGCCGAGTCCAGTAGCGGCTTGCCGCCGAGGTTCAGGGTAACACCCTGCATGCTCAAAAATGCCAAAATATTCTCCAACGCTGTGATATGATTCTGCCCGGGGCTGCCGCTGCTCTGGGTTGCGGCTGCCCTTCGGATGTGTGCTTTGCGTGCCCTGCATACCGGGCGGCCAACAATGTGCGCAAAAACGCGCTGCACCTGCGCCCCGCAGAGGCGTATCATTACCCCAGCGGCGAAACTGACGCAACGGGCCGCTGACAAGCCTGTGCGCGGCACATTTCGCACAACACAGATGCTCAGGCGATCTTGTATTGCCCGCACAAAGCGAGTACCCGAAGACATTGCCGGAATTTCACTCACTACCACGGACGGGAATATGCGGAGCGCAAAAATCTTTTGCTGGTGTTTTCTGTTTGTATTTTTTGGTGGATTGGGCCACGCCCTTGCGGGCGATATTCAGGTTCACGAAGCCACGCAAACGACATCCCAGGGGCCGGTTGCAGTTAAGGCCTTTCTCGCCGCCGGGCAAGGGCCGCACCCGGCTATCATCGTCCTGCACGGCAGCCAGGGGCTGGATAAATTTCGGGCATTTTATGAGCGCAACGCCACACAGCTCGCCCGCGCGGGTTTTGATACCTATGTGCTGGATTATTATAATGAGCAGGATGTCGCATGCTCCAAAACTGTGGAAACACGGCGTGCAAATTTTTCAAAGCGCATAGGCGCATGGTCGCAGATGGTCAGCGATGTTGTGACAGACGTGCTTGCGCAGGGGCAGAAGGCGCGCCCTGTCGGCATTGTGGGCTTCTCTCAGGGGGGATATCTGGGCACATCCGTAGCCAGCAAGGATACAAGAATCGCGGCGCTGGTTGTGTATTACGGCGGCATCCCCGCTCAACGCAGGGCTGACGGCAAGCTCCCCATTACCCACATGCCGCCCCTGCTGGAACTGCACGGCGATGCGGATACCGTTGTGCCCATGGAAAGAGGCAAGGAACTGGTGGAACTGACCCGTAGCCTTGGGCAAACCGCGGAGATGGTCATCTACCCCGGCGCGGGGCACGGCTTTAACCGCTCTGCCGCCACAGACGCGGAGCAGCGGACGCTGGAGTTTTTTCAGCGGGTGCTGATGGGCAAACGGTAAAGGGAGTCCGATAGTTAGTGCCGTGGGACGCCACAGATAACTACCAGAAGAAATTTTCACCTAAAGAGCCTGCCGCCAGATGTTAACCACTTGGCGGTGATTATTGAATCTGCGGTTCTGTCGGAATCTGTTCGGAGGCATGAGGCCAAGGCCAGTAGGCAACTCTGGACATTTTAGCACATGAGGGGGGGGTGATACCGCAGCCTGCCCTTATGTTTTTATGCAACAGGGCACAACGAACATGATGGGGAACTGGCAAACATGATTCGTATTTGCGGGTTAGGGCTTTTTTGCCGTGCCGTAGCGAAAAACGCCGCGCTCCATAATAATGAGATCAGAAAAGCTGCTTTCTTTCAAAATTTCCTCTGTGCGACGGTTGAGGTTGCATCCGTCGGCAATTCGTGTCCATGAGCCATTAGCAAAGTCAAAAATTTTACCGGCCCGCGCTCCTTTGGGCCGCACATGCTCAATGAAAATGAACAGGCCGCCCGGCTTGAGTACCCGCTGTATTTCGCACATGCTTTTTTCAATATCCGCAGTGCAAAAAAGCAGCGTGGCGACCACGGTGTCAAACTGCCCTTCTGCAAAAGGCATTTTTTCAACATTGCCCTGATAAAACGTAAAATTCTTCCCAGCCCGCCGTTCAAGCTCCGGTGAGCACTGGCGATCCAACCCTGTCAGGCTACGTATCTTTGCAGGATTA
Proteins encoded in this window:
- a CDS encoding phosphatase PAP2 family protein yields the protein MTSLNHQIFLAINASDAASPFAVWAGGALAEWPIGIAVLLTLLAIVRQKPRGFAVVLALRVVLTVAVSMGSACLIRMFHYNPRPFVLGIGRMLIAHEPTSSFPSLHATFLFSMAFALLLHKGSRGIALFVMLLGFATAWARIFVGVHYPLDMAGAFLTACLAAVAVKLCFHQARSGL
- a CDS encoding bacteriohemerythrin; protein product: MPKEYSDLRESICTMVASLDQALKDARRKGDEAHRLAADSELALQESRAAEAQVRQLLNDMRTASQKAATASSSIFSGIRELGQNMENVDRDVVHQRERMQEASQAIEQINSAIQSIALNTVKAADDAALAQQGAVSGAQGVRSAVLSIDQVKERILLLKETMTNLGQQAEGIGTVLGVISDIADQTNLLALNAAIEAARAGEAGRGFAVVADEVRKLAEKTMKATSEVGESLRNIQAKARENVQAVDAAAQDIVTSASAAEQAAEDVDRIAGFVQQAANEVSAIAASSQAQTAASEDVRRGAAEVNTIAKETAEHVNNSIRVLVEISGQAEELDAIVSAMGQGNLGGVVDSDQLICWTNDLSVGVAKIDEQHKALVALINELNSAMRQRRSEEVLAGVLDRLKQYTVKHFATEEEFFDRYGYAEAPAHKKAHRDLVEKVLAFEQELKSGRAKVTMEIMRFLKEWLVGHIMGTDKRYGPFLNGKGVQ
- a CDS encoding class I SAM-dependent methyltransferase: MNIYDIAMMPLEAWVLKKMRSAIMLSAYGDVLEAGIGTGVNLQYYNPAKIRSLTGLDRQCSPELERRAGKNFTFYQGNVEKMPFAEGQFDTVVATLLFCTADIEKSMCEIQRVLKPGGLFIFIEHVRPKGARAGKIFDFANGSWTRIADGCNLNRRTEEILKESSFSDLIIMERGVFRYGTAKKP
- a CDS encoding alpha/beta fold hydrolase, with the translated sequence MQISTDGINWFYTTKGQGEPLLFLHGGLDTCENYETLLAELAKDFRVIAVDRRGHGRTADTDAPFEYALMAEELISFTQALDLPPFHIVGYSDGANLGLHMASRLPGKVKSLIAISGNYLIEGMSDGWLETVGNLSADFVREHMPEVAQQYEELNPAPKFESFISKTKELWESMDIIKPERLQTLQTPTLVVGGDRDIVLPVQLLDMKKLIPGASLLMLPYCGHFVFQDFAWSNTAASAVDVFKDFLTTRFSAHNADFF
- a CDS encoding GGDEF domain-containing protein, with amino-acid sequence MFDNAGVPPETRWRSLLLFFREMKDYHFLDEEQKIAILAQMEELLKNRHYSDEQLVSTIRKCSEIFSRPIVTQLDSMVHETSSIIDQFFSKLSSRYGDIAHLEKESLSIVAENGDGTVMLEKLQSAFHRVKVLFEEDICNLENLAFIDPLTQVANRLSLDLFIKNSTARWHEEGQPFALALFDIDHFKTFNDTYGHLIGDQVLKVVGSHLRRAREEFDTETDALAARFGGDEFALVASGANAHLLPEIISRFCRAIKNFNLLIRDTEGNVEKNNLHITVSAGIALLDAQAPRIQTAEQLFDRADKALYHAKHNARSRAVVLKANDQYLILDEENHKAV
- a CDS encoding ATP-binding cassette domain-containing protein codes for the protein MAFLSMQGVTLNLGGKPLLDSADFSVEVGDRLCLVGRNGAGKSSLLALLGGQMQPNSGMIIRPGTLIGQMPQDVPERWRGTVFSLVAEVLGEEGTALAAAHAGAEHSLELTSGWERYGDVLAVINHLGLDPDADFTSLSGGTKRRVALARALICSEDLILDEPTNHLDIATITWLEDFLLRKARTLIFVSHDRAFAKRLATRVVEIDRGKLHNYSCGFDRYPERREERLAAEERAFALQDKKLAQEEVWIRQGIKARRTRNMGRVRALVALRAERAERRDRQGNVCMAAQEAGRSGKLVIEADNISVGYPGQPPLIRNFSAIIQRGDRVGLIGENGTGKTSLIRVLLGEQQPTEGEVRLGTNLEISYFDQLRETLDPEASVMHSVAEGNDVVTVGGSTRHVAGYLQDFLFTPDRLRLPVKVLSGGERNRLLLAKLFTRPSNVLVLDEPTNDLDAETLDLLEELIADYSGTVLVVSHDRSFLDNLVTSVIALEGDGMAHEYVGAYTDWLRQRSTPAQERKPEEKFVRTNQRPASDKPRRRSFKEQREFEQLGQELEALPERMDALEQEQKTLEATLADPELFARDPDAFAKITDRLVALETEQTELLLRWEFAEQRLQELGELAG
- a CDS encoding dienelactone hydrolase family protein, with the protein product MRSAKIFCWCFLFVFFGGLGHALAGDIQVHEATQTTSQGPVAVKAFLAAGQGPHPAIIVLHGSQGLDKFRAFYERNATQLARAGFDTYVLDYYNEQDVACSKTVETRRANFSKRIGAWSQMVSDVVTDVLAQGQKARPVGIVGFSQGGYLGTSVASKDTRIAALVVYYGGIPAQRRADGKLPITHMPPLLELHGDADTVVPMERGKELVELTRSLGQTAEMVIYPGAGHGFNRSAATDAEQRTLEFFQRVLMGKR